One window of Anaerolineales bacterium genomic DNA carries:
- a CDS encoding histidine phosphatase family protein, translated as MPLLLLIRHGENEYVKTGKMAGRIPGVHLNEKGQNQAQALGEALKVVPLKAVYSSPLERAMETAQPIAESHKLPIIKEPALMDTDIGKWQGKTLKMLRLTRVWKIVQNSPSRFRFPEGESFIEAQTRYVGTLERIIQKHHKPQDVVAVVFHADPIKLTVAHFLGMPLDHFQRLSCDTGSLTALHVNEMGANLIKLNQRPPFDFLQKKK; from the coding sequence ATGCCTCTCCTGTTGCTCATCCGTCACGGCGAAAACGAATATGTGAAGACCGGGAAAATGGCCGGACGAATTCCCGGCGTTCACCTCAATGAAAAGGGACAGAACCAGGCTCAGGCGTTGGGCGAGGCGTTGAAAGTAGTTCCTCTCAAAGCGGTGTATTCCAGTCCGCTGGAACGTGCCATGGAAACTGCTCAGCCTATCGCCGAATCCCACAAATTGCCGATCATTAAGGAACCTGCCCTGATGGATACCGACATCGGTAAATGGCAGGGGAAGACGTTGAAGATGCTCCGGTTGACAAGGGTCTGGAAGATCGTACAGAACTCACCGTCACGTTTTCGATTCCCGGAGGGCGAGTCGTTCATCGAAGCGCAGACGCGTTACGTGGGGACGCTCGAGCGCATCATCCAAAAACATCACAAGCCTCAGGATGTGGTGGCAGTGGTCTTTCACGCCGATCCGATCAAACTGACGGTGGCACATTTTCTGGGTATGCCGCTGGACCACTTTCAGCGTTTGAGCTGCGACACGGGCTCGCTAACGGCGCTGCATGTAAATGAGATGGGGGCAAATCTAATTAAGTTGAATCAACGCCCGCCGTTTGATTTTCTACAAAAGAAGAAGTAG
- a CDS encoding MoaD/ThiS family protein, whose protein sequence is MIRVQLPYHLQNLARTGREVEISIEAEPSIGSILDALENRYPVLRGTIRDQITGERRPFIRFFACGRDWSLDAYDVILPESILDGTEPFRIVGAMAGG, encoded by the coding sequence ATGATCCGAGTACAACTCCCATATCACTTGCAAAACCTGGCACGCACCGGCAGGGAGGTGGAGATTTCCATCGAGGCTGAACCAAGCATCGGGTCGATATTGGATGCGCTTGAGAATCGGTATCCCGTTCTGCGCGGGACGATTCGGGACCAGATCACCGGCGAACGCCGCCCCTTCATCCGCTTCTTTGCCTGCGGGAGGGATTGGTCTCTGGATGCCTATGATGTTATTCTCCCCGAATCGATTTTGGACGGAACGGAACCGTTTCGGATTGTCGGCGCAATGGCTGGCGGATAG
- a CDS encoding DMT family transporter, whose amino-acid sequence MPRQRLLPYAALLIGITSLSLSAMFVRWADAPGTITGFYRLIISTAILTPLFIRQNLHSEKIQRNYLMFPILGGMFTAFDFSLWNTSVKYTSAANATLLGNTAPLWVALFAYFFFREKLLPKFWLGLFFALAGAALVVGSDFLTHPTLGYGDLMASAAAIFYASYQLTTQRGRIHIDPFRYTWLVCVSATIFIFVINILLGNLFTGYSAQTWLIFLATAIVSQTVGYLSITYALGYLPASIVAPTLVGQPILTTVLAIPLLGEVPALIQWIGGGIALAGIYIVHQSHKQKTEETPNA is encoded by the coding sequence ATGCCCCGTCAGCGCCTTCTTCCTTACGCCGCACTTTTGATCGGAATCACATCACTTAGTTTATCTGCCATGTTCGTGCGCTGGGCTGATGCTCCCGGCACGATCACAGGATTCTATCGCCTCATTATTTCGACCGCAATTCTGACCCCGCTCTTCATCCGGCAAAACCTGCATTCGGAAAAGATCCAGAGGAATTACCTGATGTTTCCAATCCTCGGCGGGATGTTCACCGCGTTCGATTTTTCCCTCTGGAATACATCGGTCAAGTATACATCCGCGGCAAATGCAACCCTGCTCGGTAACACCGCCCCCCTTTGGGTTGCGCTGTTTGCTTATTTTTTCTTTCGCGAGAAACTCCTCCCAAAATTCTGGCTCGGATTATTTTTCGCACTGGCAGGCGCGGCATTGGTGGTGGGAAGCGATTTCCTAACCCATCCCACGCTTGGCTACGGAGATTTGATGGCAAGCGCGGCCGCGATCTTCTATGCCTCCTATCAACTCACCACCCAGCGCGGACGCATTCACATCGATCCCTTTCGTTATACCTGGCTGGTATGCGTCAGTGCCACTATTTTCATCTTCGTCATCAATATTCTTTTGGGAAATCTGTTCACGGGATATTCCGCGCAGACCTGGCTGATATTTCTCGCCACAGCCATCGTCTCCCAGACTGTAGGGTATCTTTCCATCACTTATGCCCTGGGTTATCTGCCCGCTTCCATTGTGGCGCCCACCCTTGTCGGGCAGCCCATTCTGACCACTGTCCTCGCCATCCCCCTGCTGGGAGAGGTCCCGGCTCTCATTCAATGGATCGGCGGCGGAATCGCCCTGGCGGGTATCTATATCGTGCATCAATCTCACAAACAAAAGACCGAAGAAACGCCCAACGCCTGA
- a CDS encoding AAA family ATPase: MPDLFDHAMQERMKQEAPLAARMRPRTLEEYIGQEHIIGEGKLLRRAIEADRLFSSIILWGPPGTGKTTLAQVIANTTKSHFVTISAILAGKADLRVVIDEALERRRLHNERTLLFVDEVHRWNKAQQDALLPHVEAGVVTLIGATTENPYFEVIKALISRSRVFQLRNLNQNETGILIDRALSDKERGYGNRNITIDDNARSHLIEVASGDARNALNAIELAVESTAPDKNGFIHITLDVAQESIQRRAVLYDKDGDAHYDTISAFIKSVRGSDPDAALYWLAKMIYAGEDPKFILRRLIILAGEDIGLADPMGLVVASSAAQAFDYIGLPEGIYPIVEATLYLSTSPKSNSAGAYFKAMKKIEDEGQISVPRHLMDGNRDAAAMGHGRDYIYPHEFEGHFTPQQYLPKRLLGTYFYSPSEEGYESQVTARLEMWREAQRKALGITKVENIPAMSEEQIQEMKRKIK; encoded by the coding sequence ATGCCAGACCTATTCGATCACGCCATGCAGGAACGTATGAAGCAGGAAGCACCCCTCGCGGCGCGGATGCGTCCGCGAACGCTCGAGGAGTACATCGGGCAGGAACACATCATCGGCGAAGGGAAATTACTCCGCCGCGCCATCGAAGCGGACAGGCTTTTTTCGTCCATCATTTTGTGGGGACCACCCGGCACCGGCAAGACCACGCTGGCGCAAGTCATCGCAAACACCACCAAAAGCCATTTCGTCACCATATCCGCGATACTGGCGGGGAAAGCCGACCTGCGTGTCGTTATCGATGAAGCGCTCGAAAGACGGCGATTACACAACGAGCGGACACTCCTGTTCGTGGATGAAGTCCATCGCTGGAACAAGGCACAGCAGGATGCGCTTCTTCCTCACGTCGAGGCGGGTGTGGTCACGCTCATCGGCGCAACGACAGAGAATCCATATTTCGAGGTGATCAAAGCGCTGATCTCGCGTTCGCGCGTATTCCAATTGCGGAATCTGAATCAAAATGAAACGGGCATTTTGATCGACCGTGCCCTCTCCGACAAAGAACGCGGGTATGGCAACAGGAACATCACAATTGACGATAACGCCCGGTCGCATCTCATCGAAGTCGCCTCGGGCGACGCCCGTAATGCTTTGAACGCCATCGAACTGGCCGTCGAATCAACCGCACCGGATAAAAACGGCTTCATTCACATTACCCTTGACGTCGCACAGGAATCGATCCAGCGCCGTGCAGTTCTCTATGACAAGGATGGCGACGCGCACTACGACACGATTTCAGCTTTTATCAAGTCTGTGCGCGGCTCGGACCCCGACGCGGCATTGTACTGGCTAGCAAAAATGATCTACGCCGGAGAGGATCCGAAATTCATTCTGCGTCGACTCATCATCCTCGCTGGTGAAGATATCGGCCTTGCAGACCCGATGGGTTTGGTCGTCGCCTCGTCCGCTGCCCAAGCCTTCGATTACATCGGGCTTCCCGAAGGGATCTATCCCATCGTCGAAGCGACGCTTTATCTTTCCACCTCGCCAAAATCCAACTCCGCGGGCGCATATTTCAAGGCGATGAAGAAGATCGAAGACGAAGGACAGATCTCAGTGCCGCGTCATTTGATGGATGGCAACCGGGATGCCGCCGCGATGGGGCACGGCAGGGATTATATTTATCCACACGAGTTCGAGGGTCATTTCACGCCGCAACAATATTTACCAAAACGTTTGCTTGGCACCTATTTTTACTCCCCCTCAGAAGAAGGTTACGAATCACAGGTCACTGCACGACTCGAGATGTGGCGCGAGGCGCAACGAAAGGCGTTGGGCATCACCAAGGTGGAAAATATTCCTGCCATGAGCGAAGAGCAGATCCAGGAGATGAAGAGGAAGATCAAATAG
- a CDS encoding M20/M25/M40 family metallo-hydrolase, with translation MPQKFADKYLLALEQATKEKPFSGLNGFEQEWNLLDEDLRPLLTVGAGPSQHSFVDYLRGECIPPWQNQFSQLEVFHWMIEWATRPYYSPRGAIYEARLQEASLINALHRAGINFGERLHYWHGNLLFLTDIGHHSIPGEWGIAKRRYLEKCVDLYGDTLATTGIHTNMSLPDPLFAWDFMHLSTTERGDMHLDEFKSEFYITATRLLRAFASLFVATSASTPMQAEVRGGRAVVALTEFDSIRNLTFPNPPAIDLPDLYRSYNDYLQISYDLVRRGVRFGNNNWTPIRARSFAEPVERIISTTSDQLASLYARGLFAAGQPTPPEEMALQIEKQNLMARINLPMGRVEIRTDEGGHSLDLDIANLTFKYLLLLRIYSDPTFARSFRYDREDVSRARANEKLAAQYGLRAEIENPLTGKPMSVRAFLKWALNEVKPLAKALNLGDDLLPLIEMAEGGRNDSEKIRARLQMELGENDEVPLTILKELFYEREVQVKADIERIASDHLSLGSDASKIAEYINRSRDVIRQIPTAPIRFRPREQAVIEISYPDKTSEILDLAQQLIRIPSVTASPNERLDEVHRAASLIDDYLRGAGLETNFFDGKYPAVFAKFPVTNNHLPNQQSSNPPILLTGHFDVVEPEPDDSQFTPRIEGDYLRGRGAADMKTVVATYLVWLKDALRVARLKSDAGSTPNIALLLVGNEENGEAEAWGTPHVLKELDLAPSLFIAGERTGEKGIELYGEICVENRGVMRFDVIARGAKGHTGIAGTGDLSEKLIAARSYLNEIFDKHLTLKSSDGWQSQAKFPFISVGTPGIYNVTAGEGILGVEIRPIPQDDVNGLRSAVEAYCAEIGLEARFSVMENGVSCNPNNPALKALIEAVKQASGGEEPRLGKKLPGTSARFAPGGQAVVWGQSGIGPHAKDEAHFIPSIEPYYRSLIELAKLWK, from the coding sequence ATGCCCCAAAAATTTGCCGACAAATACCTGCTCGCCCTCGAGCAAGCCACGAAGGAAAAACCCTTCAGCGGACTCAACGGCTTCGAACAAGAATGGAATCTCCTCGATGAAGACCTGCGTCCGTTGCTCACTGTGGGCGCGGGACCCAGCCAACATTCGTTTGTAGATTATCTCCGCGGCGAGTGCATACCGCCGTGGCAAAATCAGTTCAGTCAGCTTGAAGTCTTCCACTGGATGATCGAATGGGCGACGCGCCCGTATTACAGTCCGCGTGGAGCGATCTACGAAGCGCGCCTGCAAGAAGCCTCACTCATCAATGCGTTACATCGGGCGGGTATCAATTTCGGCGAACGACTCCATTATTGGCATGGCAACCTGCTCTTCCTCACCGACATAGGTCATCACTCCATTCCTGGGGAGTGGGGGATCGCCAAACGCCGCTATCTCGAAAAATGCGTGGATCTCTATGGCGATACGCTGGCGACCACCGGCATTCATACGAACATGTCCCTGCCCGATCCGCTCTTTGCATGGGATTTCATGCATCTCTCAACCACCGAGCGCGGCGATATGCATCTTGATGAATTCAAATCCGAATTTTACATAACCGCCACGCGGTTGCTGCGAGCCTTCGCCTCGCTTTTCGTGGCAACTTCCGCTTCGACGCCGATGCAGGCTGAGGTCCGCGGCGGACGCGCTGTGGTCGCCCTCACCGAGTTCGATTCGATTCGCAATCTCACCTTCCCTAATCCGCCCGCCATCGACCTCCCCGACCTCTATCGTTCGTACAACGATTATCTGCAAATCTCCTACGACCTTGTGCGCCGCGGCGTCCGCTTTGGGAACAACAACTGGACTCCCATCCGCGCCCGTAGTTTTGCTGAACCCGTCGAGCGGATCATCTCCACGACGAGCGACCAACTTGCCTCGCTCTACGCCCGCGGCTTGTTTGCCGCCGGTCAGCCGACTCCACCTGAGGAGATGGCTCTCCAAATCGAAAAACAAAACCTGATGGCGCGCATCAACCTGCCGATGGGCCGCGTCGAAATCCGCACCGATGAAGGCGGTCATTCGCTCGACCTGGATATCGCCAACCTGACATTCAAATATTTGCTTTTGCTGCGTATCTATTCCGATCCGACCTTTGCGCGTTCTTTCCGTTACGACCGCGAGGATGTTTCCCGCGCCCGTGCCAACGAAAAACTTGCCGCTCAATATGGTTTACGCGCCGAGATCGAGAACCCGCTCACTGGCAAACCCATGTCGGTGCGCGCCTTTCTCAAATGGGCTCTTAACGAAGTCAAGCCGCTCGCAAAAGCCTTGAACCTGGGGGATGATCTTTTGCCGTTGATTGAAATGGCTGAGGGCGGACGCAACGACTCCGAAAAAATCCGTGCGCGCCTGCAAATGGAGCTCGGTGAAAACGACGAGGTTCCGCTCACGATATTGAAGGAATTATTCTACGAACGCGAAGTGCAGGTGAAAGCCGATATCGAACGAATCGCTTCTGACCACCTCTCCCTCGGTAGCGATGCCTCCAAGATTGCTGAGTATATCAACCGGTCCCGTGATGTGATTCGCCAAATTCCCACTGCGCCCATCCGCTTCCGTCCGCGCGAGCAGGCGGTCATCGAAATTTCCTACCCCGATAAAACTTCCGAAATCCTTGATTTGGCCCAACAACTGATTCGCATCCCGTCTGTTACCGCCTCTCCCAACGAACGCCTCGACGAAGTCCATCGCGCCGCTTCCTTGATTGACGACTACCTCCGTGGCGCAGGTCTCGAAACCAATTTCTTTGACGGAAAGTATCCAGCGGTCTTCGCAAAATTCCCAGTTACTAATAACCATTTACCTAATCAACAATCCTCCAATCCTCCAATACTCTTAACAGGTCACTTTGACGTCGTCGAACCTGAACCAGACGACTCACAGTTCACCCCGCGTATCGAAGGCGATTATCTGCGGGGAAGGGGTGCCGCGGATATGAAGACCGTCGTTGCAACGTACCTGGTGTGGTTGAAGGATGCCTTGCGCGTAGCCAGATTGAAAAGTGATGCCGGATCGACACCAAATATTGCTTTACTACTAGTCGGCAATGAAGAGAACGGCGAAGCCGAAGCTTGGGGCACACCGCACGTCTTGAAGGAATTGGATTTAGCGCCATCCCTTTTCATTGCGGGTGAGAGAACGGGTGAAAAAGGAATCGAACTCTACGGAGAAATCTGCGTCGAAAATCGCGGCGTCATGCGTTTTGATGTCATCGCGCGCGGGGCGAAAGGACATACAGGAATAGCAGGTACTGGAGACTTGAGCGAAAAACTAATCGCCGCACGTTCTTACTTGAACGAAATCTTCGATAAACATCTCACACTCAAATCATCCGATGGGTGGCAATCGCAGGCAAAGTTCCCATTTATCAGTGTTGGCACGCCCGGTATTTACAACGTCACTGCCGGGGAGGGGATTCTTGGCGTAGAGATTCGCCCCATCCCCCAGGATGATGTCAATGGCCTGCGGTCTGCGGTCGAAGCCTATTGTGCCGAAATCGGTCTCGAAGCTCGGTTCTCCGTAATGGAAAACGGCGTCTCCTGCAACCCGAATAATCCGGCGTTGAAAGCGTTGATCGAAGCAGTCAAACAGGCTTCAGGTGGTGAAGAGCCGAGACTCGGGAAGAAGTTACCCGGCACCAGTGCACGATTCGCTCCCGGCGGGCAGGCAGTCGTATGGGGACAATCCGGCATCGGCCCACATGCAAAGGACGAGGCGCACTTCATTCCCAGCATCGAGCCGTATTACCGATCGTTGATTGAACTGGCGAAGTTGTGGAAGTAA
- a CDS encoding tetratricopeptide repeat protein: MKNESRNEQRFENMVTVMIASVAIWVAITAYYQNYASNISDQARRRAQQYSIEATKHEVNGAIQFSYEWQSAFQTWEELGWQITAAQQVGDTAAEERYRELQNRIISLSKLLGPEYFDPDVGWPDSGKYEADTYLVEATRLSETYLAESELGNFTDNTADALIVQITLLTVSLSLYGLSMALKGRVRWLFIVVGTGIVGLCMLWLGWSLLELFIRPEVDPEAIQAYADGVGLAYQGRDAEAIDKFTLAIQENPYYAKAYYERGLSHYSLGDLETALSEMEAAREQGLDDTSINWNLGWTYYLTGQYDKAFEANERVLSGRPEVLGVRMNQAISYLVNGDFQNAQAQYDVLIDEAVRQVQVARSQNAEPSASLWYYMDAGALDLQNLIDSLDGNIKPWTQAPSPDLVRGDHAAVRQFALEQMKRLKESTVALEYTGQLPTAGDSIRLEPFVFGQITGEDEQGFITEFEPAADNIIPFGEESFTVEFTYSGNAPKEMLWKVYVNGYEDQSLRIVDKTDISGGSTWYKTFGYEFTQTFILREGEYLVELYADNILVQSGTFYVQ; encoded by the coding sequence ATGAAAAACGAATCCCGCAACGAACAACGCTTCGAAAACATGGTGACGGTCATGATCGCCTCCGTCGCGATCTGGGTTGCGATTACCGCCTATTATCAGAACTACGCCTCGAACATATCGGACCAGGCAAGGCGTCGCGCGCAGCAGTATTCCATCGAGGCAACCAAGCATGAGGTGAATGGCGCCATCCAATTCAGTTACGAATGGCAAAGCGCATTCCAGACATGGGAGGAATTAGGCTGGCAGATCACCGCCGCCCAGCAGGTCGGCGACACAGCAGCCGAGGAACGATATAGGGAGTTGCAAAATCGGATCATATCCCTCAGCAAATTGCTCGGGCCGGAATACTTCGATCCCGATGTTGGTTGGCCCGACTCGGGCAAATACGAAGCGGATACGTATCTCGTCGAAGCGACACGGCTTTCCGAAACGTATCTTGCCGAATCTGAACTGGGAAATTTCACCGACAATACTGCCGACGCGCTCATTGTGCAGATCACCCTTTTGACGGTTTCGCTCTCATTATACGGTCTTTCAATGGCGTTGAAGGGCAGGGTGCGCTGGCTGTTTATCGTGGTTGGAACAGGCATTGTCGGTTTGTGCATGCTTTGGCTGGGCTGGTCACTGTTGGAGTTGTTCATCCGTCCCGAAGTGGACCCGGAAGCCATTCAAGCATATGCCGATGGTGTGGGATTGGCGTACCAGGGAAGGGATGCCGAAGCCATCGACAAATTCACCCTCGCCATCCAGGAAAACCCATACTACGCCAAGGCGTATTATGAGCGCGGTCTTTCCCATTATTCACTGGGAGATCTGGAAACCGCCCTGTCCGAAATGGAAGCCGCCCGCGAACAAGGTTTGGACGATACAAGTATCAACTGGAACCTGGGGTGGACGTATTATCTCACGGGGCAATATGATAAAGCCTTTGAAGCCAATGAACGCGTCCTCAGCGGGCGCCCCGAAGTTCTCGGCGTTAGGATGAACCAGGCAATCAGTTATCTCGTCAATGGCGATTTTCAAAACGCGCAGGCGCAATATGACGTTTTGATCGACGAGGCGGTCAGGCAGGTCCAGGTCGCGCGTTCGCAAAACGCTGAACCTTCAGCTTCGCTGTGGTATTACATGGACGCCGGCGCGCTCGACCTGCAAAACCTGATCGATTCACTGGACGGCAACATCAAACCGTGGACTCAAGCTCCTTCACCAGATTTGGTACGGGGCGACCATGCCGCTGTACGCCAGTTCGCGCTCGAACAAATGAAACGGCTGAAAGAATCAACAGTTGCCCTGGAGTACACGGGACAATTACCAACCGCGGGAGATTCGATCCGGCTGGAACCTTTCGTGTTCGGTCAGATCACCGGAGAAGACGAGCAGGGCTTCATCACAGAGTTCGAACCGGCGGCGGACAATATCATTCCGTTCGGCGAAGAATCCTTCACTGTGGAATTCACCTATTCCGGCAATGCGCCGAAGGAAATGCTGTGGAAGGTATATGTCAACGGTTATGAAGACCAGTCCCTCCGAATTGTGGATAAGACCGATATCAGCGGCGGCAGCACCTGGTACAAGACCTTCGGGTATGAATTCACCCAGACATTCATCCTGAGAGAGGGCGAATACCTGGTGGAACTATACGCGGATAACATCCTTGTCCAAAGCGGAACGTTTTACGTTCAGTAA
- a CDS encoding dual specificity protein phosphatase family protein → MDEIRPWLFIGAYRDTMNKSYLDLNSIRAMLQLAEHVEQPGIVSLYLPIEDVAPISHEHIRRGVDFIREHKQKGNRVLVACGAGVNRSSAFSAAALKEEDGLGLFDAFKEVKKRHPESMPHEPVWISLCEYYNESTPFLDVMRLGIEIHKGT, encoded by the coding sequence ATGGACGAGATCCGTCCGTGGTTATTCATAGGCGCGTACCGCGATACGATGAATAAGAGTTATCTCGACCTCAATTCCATCCGCGCGATGTTGCAACTTGCCGAACACGTGGAACAGCCGGGTATCGTTTCACTTTATCTGCCTATCGAGGATGTCGCTCCGATCTCTCACGAACATATCCGGCGGGGCGTGGATTTCATCCGCGAGCATAAGCAAAAAGGCAATCGTGTGCTGGTCGCTTGTGGCGCAGGGGTGAACCGTTCGAGCGCGTTCTCCGCCGCAGCATTGAAAGAAGAAGATGGCCTAGGTTTGTTTGATGCCTTCAAAGAGGTCAAGAAGCGCCATCCCGAATCCATGCCGCACGAGCCGGTCTGGATTTCGCTATGCGAGTATTACAACGAGTCCACGCCGTTTTTGGACGTGATGCGGCTGGGAATCGAAATTCACAAAGGAACATAA
- a CDS encoding aminotransferase class I/II-fold pyridoxal phosphate-dependent enzyme, whose protein sequence is MSIPNTTPVFAVDEKNLIPVSSHLKQLTDIPPSRMFLINKSLKVYKDKSPEAKIFDASQGDGGASLPGTPRPILERALQLQLEHGTAYDMPFGTEAYRKSVIEQYWKLDSSSGWGPANVLGTAGGRDALVKAYQAMLALGHGRQGDLIMVSRVPWISYNWGPYGVGANVLWAPGDPAQGWAYSEEAIRESVNFAETTGRKIAGLVITNPDNPTGLTIAVEKQVSLAKAALEAGVAFVLIDWMYHYVTDESPMDLNSFLKYFTPEERERIMFLDGITKSLGGSNIRNCHLIADESIIKFITARASHTVMPSFFSLAVAMAAYEMGFAEAAKSIIEPTNASRVILKKLLAESGMQHIIGKGYYAFINVGEFIKAKGWADTEPLGQYLAENHGVAVVPGAFFSPFGAEWIRFSYATPVDRTEGAFKRLMEGLESLKR, encoded by the coding sequence ATGTCCATTCCCAATACCACTCCCGTTTTCGCAGTCGACGAGAAGAATCTCATTCCCGTCAGCAGCCATCTCAAGCAGTTGACGGATATTCCGCCCTCGCGCATGTTCCTCATCAATAAATCGCTGAAGGTCTATAAAGATAAAAGTCCGGAGGCCAAGATCTTCGACGCCTCGCAGGGTGACGGAGGCGCGTCGTTACCCGGGACTCCCAGGCCGATTCTCGAACGCGCGCTTCAACTCCAGTTGGAGCATGGTACGGCTTACGATATGCCTTTCGGCACCGAAGCCTATCGCAAATCCGTGATCGAGCAATATTGGAAATTGGACTCTTCGTCAGGTTGGGGACCTGCCAACGTGCTTGGCACCGCGGGAGGACGTGACGCCCTCGTCAAAGCCTATCAAGCCATGCTCGCCCTCGGTCACGGACGTCAAGGCGACCTCATCATGGTTTCGCGCGTCCCGTGGATTTCCTACAACTGGGGACCGTACGGAGTCGGTGCCAATGTCCTCTGGGCGCCAGGCGACCCCGCGCAGGGCTGGGCATATTCAGAAGAAGCGATCCGTGAAAGCGTGAATTTCGCCGAAACCACGGGACGGAAAATCGCTGGTCTCGTCATCACCAACCCTGATAATCCTACAGGCTTGACCATCGCAGTCGAGAAGCAAGTCTCGCTCGCCAAAGCCGCTTTGGAAGCAGGAGTTGCATTCGTCCTCATCGATTGGATGTATCACTACGTGACCGACGAATCGCCCATGGATTTGAACTCCTTCCTCAAATATTTCACGCCTGAAGAACGCGAGCGCATTATGTTCCTCGATGGGATCACCAAATCGCTCGGCGGATCGAATATCCGCAACTGCCACTTGATTGCGGATGAATCCATAATCAAGTTCATTACGGCGCGTGCCTCGCATACGGTCATGCCTTCGTTCTTCTCACTGGCGGTCGCAATGGCTGCCTACGAAATGGGATTCGCCGAAGCCGCGAAATCCATCATCGAACCGACCAATGCCAGCCGCGTCATTTTGAAGAAGTTGCTGGCTGAGAGTGGTATGCAACACATCATCGGCAAAGGCTACTACGCCTTTATCAACGTGGGTGAGTTTATCAAAGCCAAAGGCTGGGCAGACACGGAACCCCTCGGTCAATACCTCGCCGAAAATCACGGCGTTGCCGTTGTCCCCGGCGCGTTCTTCTCACCCTTCGGCGCCGAATGGATTCGTTTCTCCTACGCCACCCCCGTCGACCGGACTGAAGGTGCGTTCAAGAGGTTGATGGAGGGGTTGGAGAGTTTGAAAAGATAG
- a CDS encoding STAS domain-containing protein, with protein sequence MLDIKSTTRVASIPVNIVHIAGDIDSSNFQTFQSFLDDQVANGSRHFILNFNNVNRISSAGLRVIHNLFNKLRELHKDVDDDELRKRMSTGIYKSPYLKVVNLSAAVEEVFRLGGFDIYIEIFQDEEQAVNSCH encoded by the coding sequence ATGCTGGACATCAAATCCACCACTCGCGTCGCATCAATCCCCGTCAACATCGTTCACATCGCCGGCGACATCGACTCATCGAATTTCCAAACCTTTCAGTCCTTTTTGGACGATCAGGTTGCAAACGGTTCACGGCATTTCATTCTAAACTTCAATAATGTCAACCGCATCTCCAGCGCCGGTCTGCGCGTCATCCATAACCTGTTCAATAAACTTCGCGAGCTCCATAAAGACGTGGATGACGATGAACTTCGGAAACGCATGAGCACCGGGATTTACAAATCGCCTTATCTCAAGGTCGTCAACCTATCAGCCGCGGTCGAGGAGGTCTTCCGCCTGGGCGGTTTCGACATCTATATCGAAATCTTTCAGGATGAAGAGCAAGCGGTCAACTCCTGCCATTGA
- a CDS encoding HAD family hydrolase: MFNGQSSGYKREMTARSIPVYTPIRYLLFDLGGTLMHARGDWEPVHDRADAALARTLSDYNIKLDAQVFRTRLHEYYDQRDKDFQETTYHFVLRELLKEFGYDEIPESVLRSALDELYLITQKNWELESDTIETLERLKAENYRLGIFSNAGDDKDVQDLVESFGIRHHFDFVLTSAACFYRKPHLRAFEIALARWNATPAEAVMIGDSLEADIVGAKQAGMISIWITRRAQFKDEDIRRIKPDFSLRKLSELLPTLERIAISRR, encoded by the coding sequence ATGTTCAACGGGCAGTCGTCGGGTTACAAACGTGAGATGACTGCCCGTTCCATTCCTGTGTACACTCCGATCCGTTATCTGCTGTTCGATCTCGGCGGCACGCTCATGCATGCGCGGGGAGATTGGGAACCCGTCCACGACAGGGCGGATGCTGCGCTTGCCCGAACACTTTCTGATTACAATATAAAACTGGATGCGCAGGTTTTCCGCACCAGATTGCACGAGTATTATGACCAGAGGGATAAGGATTTCCAGGAAACCACCTATCACTTCGTCCTGCGGGAACTGCTCAAAGAGTTTGGTTATGATGAAATTCCGGAATCTGTTCTCCGGTCCGCGCTCGATGAGCTGTATCTGATCACCCAGAAAAATTGGGAATTGGAATCCGACACCATCGAAACCCTTGAACGGTTGAAGGCTGAAAATTATCGATTGGGGATTTTCTCGAACGCGGGCGATGACAAGGATGTTCAGGATCTGGTAGAGTCTTTCGGCATTCGGCATCACTTCGATTTTGTCCTGACCTCGGCCGCATGCTTTTATCGCAAACCTCATCTGCGCGCATTCGAGATCGCACTTGCGCGATGGAATGCAACCCCCGCTGAAGCTGTGATGATCGGGGACAGCCTCGAAGCGGACATCGTCGGTGCGAAACAAGCGGGAATGATCTCGATCTGGATCACACGCCGCGCCCAATTCAAGGATGAAGACATCCGCCGCATCAAACCCGACTTCAGCCTGCGCAAACTCTCTGAACTATTACCCACCCTGGAGCGGATCGCCATCTCGCGTCGATGA